From the Deltaproteobacteria bacterium genome, the window ACCCATCTGTTGAGCCGGGAGCGGGAATCGAACCCGCGACCTACGGTTTACGAAACCGTTGCTCTACCGCTGAGCTATCCCGGCGGTATATGCCGCCTCCCGGAATCGAACCGGGACAGGGTTGCCCCTACCAGATTTTGAGTCTGGCGCGTCTACCAGTTCCGCCAAGGCGGCCATGCGGGAATTACTTAAGCTGAATTATTTTTTTTTGGAAGGACCTTTGGGTGAATCACCCTTGAGCGAATCGCTCTTGGGGGAATCACCCTTTTTGGCAGGCGTCTCGGTGGCTTCTTCAGCAAACGAGACCTTCCCGGCCGCGATCTCCCTTAGGGCCGTAACCACCTCCTTGTTCTTGCAACGAACAAGCGGATCAATCCCCCGGTAGAGTTCCTTGGCCCTCTTGGTGGCGATATGAACCAGGGCAAACCGGTTTTCGACATTTTCCAGACAATCTTCAACAGTGATTCGTGCCATATAGGGTGACCCTCTCCTTGTTTTAACGGGGGCCAGTAGAGTCAAAAATCGGGGGAAAGTCAAGCAGTGAGGTGATTTCACAAAAAACCCTAAAAAAACAGCTTGGAGAGCCCCTCAAATTATGCTACATTTAAGTATAATTATACTACAAAATGGTCTTATCTCTTAGAAAATATTTATGGGTTCTCCATTTGGTGACGATTGCCGCCGGTAGCTATTTCTTGGCCCAGACCGTGTCGACCTATGTGGCGGCCCTTCTGGGGGGTGAGATCAAGGCCCAGATGCGTCGCTCCGGTCCGGTAACTCGTTTGGCCAAAGAGGTTCCGGAAAAGGGTGATTATGAGATGATCGCCGTCCGGAATATTTTTAATTCGGCCCAAGAGGGCTTGGGTGAGGATTCAGGGGGAACGACTGTCGGTGCCGGGGATCAGATTCTTGATCCTCAGGCGACGGCTGTCAAGACAGCCCTCCCGATCAAGGTCCTCGGGGTTTTGGTGATTGGGGAAGGCGAGGATCGGCGTTCTTCAGCGACCATTTCCGGAGGGAGCGGTGCCGGTGGGGTCGATGTCTATTTTGTGGGGGATACCGAGAAGAGGTTTGCTGAAGGGACAAAAATGGTCAGGGTTTCAAAAAACAGGGTTGAGTTCATCAACGGGGGACGGTTGGAATACGCAGAACTGGAAGATATTTCCGCAAAATTATCCATCTTCCAATCGCCGGATGAAGTTCATGGCGGGGGGAAGGCAGGGGGTCCTGCGCTGGCGGCAGCCCACGAAAAAGAAGGGGTTGAAGAGGCCCGCGGTCGTTTCACGATTGACCAGAGGGAGGTGGATGAGGCCTTGGCGAACCTGGACAAGCTTTATACGGAAGTCCGGATTGTCCCCAATTTCAAGGCTGGCAAACCTTCGGGTTTGAAAATCCTCTCCATCAAGCCTGGGTCTCTTTTTTCTAAATTAGGGATGCAACGAGGGGATGTGCTGGAGAGGATCAACGGGATTGAGATGGATATCAAGAGGGGGATGGAGATCTTCAGTCAGCTCAAGGACTCAAAGAACTTGACCATTGATCTGGAGAGAAATGGAAAGGGCCGAACGCTTGAATATGAAATTCGTTAAAACATTTTTTCTCCTTGCCTGGTCCCTCAGCGCCTTGGCGGCCGAGCTGAGTCCCGCCACGGTTGCCCCTGCCCCGCAGGGGACGCCGCAACCGCCGGTCGTTGTTCAGCCTCCCCCTGTTTCCGGTATTCCGAGTTACCCGCCGGCAGTCACCCTGGAACCGGTCCCGACAACGCTCCCGACACCTCCTCCCCAGGTCAGTCTGCCTCAGGCGAACCTGCCCCAGATTGGTTTTCCCCAGGCCCCGTTTGCCCCGGCCTCGGAGATTTCTCCGGAGACGAGCGGCGTTCCAGGAGGTGTTGCTACAGAACTTCGTCCCGCTTCTCCGGAGACCCTGCAACAGGCGGAATCGATGATCTCGGAAGAGGGGGTTTACTTCAATGTGGCCGAAGAAGATTGTCGTGAAGTGATCAAACAGATCAGCCGGGCGACCCAGAAGAATTTTTTGCTGGATGACAAGATCCGTTGCAAGATCACCATCATCTCGGAACGAAAAGTGACCAAGGATGAACTGTGGGAGATGTTTCTTTCGGCCCTCGAGGTGGCCGGCTATACGGTCGTTCAAGGGCCTGTCGGGCTTCATAAACTTGTCCCCTTGCGCGATGCGATCTCCAGCCCGATTCCGATGTATCTGGGGGATAGCGACAGCCCCATCACGGATGCCTTTATCACACGGTTGATCCCTCTCAAAAATATTAACGCTACGGATATGGCGAATGCCATCAAGGGGATGGTTTCCAAGGAGGGAAATCTCTTCGCCTACCAGGCGACCAACACGATCATCATCACCGATTCCGGCTCCAACATCGATCGAATCCATAACCTGGTGAGGGAGCTCGACAAGACCGGACCCCAGGAAATCATGGAGATTGTCCCGATCAAATATGCCTCCGCCAAAGATATTGCGGACAAGATCCAGAATATCTTTGAGACCGATAAGGGAGGCAGCCGCCCGGCGACAGGCGCCAAAAGGGATGAATCCGGCGATTTGATGAGGATATCGAAAGTGATCCCGGATGAAAGGACCAACTCCCTCATCATCCTGGCCTCAAAGGTGGCGATGAGACAGGTGCATGACATGATCGCCAAGTTGGATACTGTCCTGAGCAAGGATTCAGGAAAAATCCATGTGCATTACCTGAAAAATGCCGAAGCGACGGAAATGGCCCAGACCCTGACAAGCCTGACGCAATCAGTCTCTTCAGCCGCCAAATCGGGAGGTGGTTCCGGTGGAGGCTCTCCGGTGGCCGCCTTTGGTTTTGAGCTGGAGGGAAAGGTCAACATTACGGCGGACAAGAATACCAATTCACTGGTGATCATGGCCTCCCAGAAAGATTATGAGACGCTGGTGGAGAAGGTTGTTTCCAAACTCGATATCCCGCGGCGTCAGGTTTATGTAGAAGCGGTGGTGATGGAGCTGGTGATTGATCAGGATCAGAGTCTGGGGATTGCGGCCCAGGGTGGTTTTCCCTTCAGCATCAAGGGGAAGGGGGCGCTTGGCTTTGGTTCCATGCTGGGCGGATCGACAGCGGCGAATACCGGAAAAGACGGCCTCAGCGGCGGTGTGGTAAGTACCGATACAGTGACGGTCAATGTGACCGATCCGGCAACCGGCGCCGCCAAGACGATTACGGTCCCCAAGTTCTTTGCCGCGTTGACGGCCCAGCAGAAAAATATTGATGTGAATGTCCTCTCGACGCCAAATCTCCTGACGATGGATAATGAAAAAGCGACGATCGAGATTGCCCAGAAGGAACCTTTTTCACAGGGGCAGGCGGTGGGGCAGGGAGGGGTGACCACCCAGTCCTTCACGCGGGAGCCGATCGGCCTTACCCTCGAGCTGACCCCCCAGATCAATGAGGGGGACACCGTCAAACTCAAACTGAAGCAGAAAAAATCGGACATCCTCAATACTTCGGGGCCCCTGACCGCCGTAGCCGGCCCTTCGACGAAGGAACGGTCTGTCGAGACGACGGTTATGGCGAACGACGGGCAGACCATTGTGATTGGCGGGCTTCTCGAAGACACCCTGAAAACGGAGATCAACAAGGTGCCGCTACTGGGGGATATCCCGATCTTGGGCTGGTTGTTCAAAAACCGGACGAAGAAGAAGGTCAAGAGCAATCTGCTTGTCTTCATCACACCCTATATCATTCGTGATGTGAATGATTTTAACAAGATTTTGCAGAGAAAAATCGAGGAGAGGAACGTTTTCATCGACAAAAACTACAGCAAGAGGCAGAGAAAACTGATTCGCGAGTCGATAGAGTCCCACGCCAAAAAGCTGTTGGAGTACGAAGGGGCCTTGCCTCCCAATGAGCCGATCCGTGAGACCGTGCCGGCTCAAGTCCAGACGCCGTCCTCAACATCTTCAGTAGAGTCCGAATCGCCTCCCCCCAGTTTTACCCCCCCTCCGCCTGAGCCAAAAAAACAGCAGGCCGTGGTGACCCCCTCTCCCGCTGCGACCCACGGTTCTGAGGAGGAAGATATTGACCTGGCCCTCCCCCCCGGTGCTGGCGGGAAAAAGGCCCCTGCCCCGATGACCCCCAAAGAGCCCAAGGTCAAGATGCGGAGCCCTGTCTCCCCAGGCCCAAGTCAAGGGGGGTTGAAACCGGTGCAGGATGAAGACATCGATTTGGCTTATTGAAAATTTTCGATAATCTATGGAAGATAGAAGCCTTGGCGCGATCTTGCTTGAAAATACCTCTCTCACCCAGGAACAGCTTGAAGAGGGTTTGACCGTTCAGAGGGAAAAGGGGATCAAACTAGGGGAAGCGTTGATCCAGCTGAAATACCTTCGGATGGAGGATATCCTCAAGGCGCTTTCCATCCAGTTGGGGATGCCTTACTTGAACAAATTAGCGCCAGAAGAGATCCCTCTGGATCTTCTCCAGTCGCTCCCGATCAACTATGCCAAAAAGAACGAGGTCCTTCCGATCAGAAAGGAAGAAGGTTCTCTTTATATAGCGATGGCCGACCCGTTCAATCATGCCGTCATTGATGACTTAAGGCTTCTTTTCGGAATCCCCGTCAAGTCGCTCATCACCAGTTCTTACGAAATCATGAGTGCCATCAACATCGTCTACAACAAGATGACCGATGCGGGGGACAAGGTGGATGTGGGGGAAGAGAATCTCGATACCATCGGTCAGGAACTGGAGGAGGTCCAGGATTTGCTGGAATCGGCCGATGAGGCGCCGATCATCCGTCTGGTCAATTCGCTCATGTTCCGGGCGGTCAAGCAGAAGGCCTCTGATATTCATATTGAACCGTTTGAAAAAGATCTCGTCGTCCGCTTCAGGGTGGATGGGATCCTCTACGACATTTTGCGTCCCCCCAAGAAGGCGATGGCGGCGATCATTTCTCGTGTCAAAGTCATGGCGAGCCTGAATATTGCGGAGAAGAGATTACCTCAGGACGGCCGAATCCGCATTAAAATCGCCGGGAAAGATATTGATATTCGTGTCTCCACGGTGCCGACTTCCTTTGGGGAATCGGTGGTCATGCGTCTTTTGGACAAGAGCCAGGTCCTTTTGGAACTGGAGCAGATCGGCGTGACCGGCCGTAATCTCGAAAAGATGAACGAACTGATCAAAAAAAGCCATGGGATCATTCTGGTTACCGGGCCGACAGGGAGCGGAAAGACGACGACGCTTTATGCTGGTCTTTCCAAGATTAATTCTATCGACAAGAAGATTATCACCGTTGAAGATCCTGTGGAGTACCAGCTTACCGGGGTCAATCAGATCCCGGTCAATCCCAAGATTGAACTCACTTTTGCCGCCGGTCTTCGCGCCATCCTCCGGCAGGACCCGGATGTGATCATGGTTGGTGAGATTCGCGACCGCGAAACGGCGGAGATCGCCGTTCAGGCGGCATTGACCGGTCACCTGGTGTTCAGCACGCTGCATACGAACGATTCGGCATCCTCGATTACCCGGCTTATCGATATGGGGGTGGAGCCGTTTCTTGTTTCTTCCTCGGTGTTGGGAATTCTGGCCCAGCGGTTGATCAGAACCATTTGCAAGGATTGCGCCAAAAAATATACCCCGACGACGGAAGAGCTGGCCGAGGTGGGACTGACGCCGGAACAGCTGAAAGGGCGCCAACTTTACAGGGCTGTTGGTTGTAAAAACTGTATCAATACCGGTTATGCGGGACGAACCGGGATTCACGAACTGATGCTCATGGATGATGATATCCGCGCCCTTGTGATGAAAAACACCGACGCTACAACGATCAAGAAGATGGCGATGGAAAAAGGGATGACGACCCTTCGGGAAGATGGGGCCCAAAAGGCGTTACGGGGGTTGACGACCCTGGAAGAAGTCCTGAGAGTGGCGCAGGAAGATGTAAACCGGTCCACAACGGCCGCTGCCTAAATCATGCCCGTTTACCATTATAATGCTATCGACGCGAAGGGAAAGAACTCCAGCGGTGTTGTTGAGGCCGAGACGGAGCGGGTTGCCCGGACCAAGCTCCGGAAACAGGGAATCTTCCCGACGGAGGTCAGGCCGGAGGGGACAAGCTCCAGACAGGGGGGGTTGGGCCGGGAAATCGAGTTTGGAAAATTCTTTCAGAGGGTCAAGACCCAGGACATCGCCGTGATGACCCGGCAGATGGCGACCCTCATCTCGGCTAACATCACGCTGGTTGATTCCCTCGGAGCCCTGGCCGACCAAACGACCAACCCAAAACTCCGCGGGATTCTCTCCAACGTCAAACAGAAGGTTGTTGAGGGTTCACGCCTGGCCGATGCGATGAAAGGGCACGCGGATGTTTTCAGCGATCTTTACCTGAACATGATCAGTGCCGGTGAATCCTCAGGGGCGCTGGATGTTGTCCTGGAACGACTTGCCGACTTTACCGAAAAACAGGCGCGGCTGAAAAGCAAGATTATCGGGGCGTTGACCTACCCCCTGATCATGGGGCTGGTCGGCTTGAGCCTCATGGTCTTTATGTTTGTCTACGTGGTGCCGAAGGTGACGAAGATTTTTGAGGACACCAAGGCGACGCTTCCCCTCCCAACCCAGCTTCTCATCGGCATCAGTAACCTCCTGACCGGTTACTGGTGGCTTCTCCTGATCCTCGGCGTCGCCGCTTTTTTCGGGATCAAAAAATACCTGAAAACCGAAAAGGGGATCCATTTCTATGACAAAACGATGCTGCACCTTCCCCTTTTCGGGAAATTGTTTCTGATGGTGGCCATCTCCCGTTTTGCCCGTACGCTGGCAACCCTTCTGGGAAGCGGTGTCCAGCTCTTGGCCGCCCTGGACATCGTCAAGAAGATTGTTGAGAATTCAATCCTGACGGCGGCCATCGAGGCCACCAAAAACAGCGTTCGGGAGGGGGAAAGCCTGGCCGAACCGCTGAAGAGGAGCGGGCAGTTCCCGCCACTGGTGACCCACATGATCTCCATCGGCGAAAAGACCGGGGAACTGGAAAAAATGCTGGCCCGAATCGCCGATACCTATGATACCCAGGTGGACAATACTGTTTCCGTTTTGACGACGCTCTTGGAACCACTGATGATTCTGATGATGGGGGGGATCGTTTCTTTTATCGTCATGTCGATTTTGTTGCCGATATTGCAAATGAATCAATTGGGCGCATAAACAAATAAAAGGAGGAAGCCTATGTGGAAGAAGATACTAAAATCTCAAAGAGGGATGACCCTCATCGAAATCATGGTGGTGGTGACGATCTTGGGGATCATCGCGACCATCGTGACGGTCAACGTCCTCGACCGGCTCGATCAGGCCAAGGCGAGTGCGACAAAAACCCAGATCAAGAACTTGGAGGTGGCCTTAGATGAGTTCCGACGGGATAACGGCTTTTATCCCTCAACGGAACAGGGGCTGGGTGCCCTTGTCGAAAAGCCGTCGATCGGGCGGATCCCCAACACCTATCCCAAAAATGGTTATCTTAAAGGGGGGAAGGTCCCCAGGGATTCCTTCAGTTGTGATTTTGTCTACTTTAGTCCTGGGACCCACGGCAATCCGGTTGAGATCGTCTCCCTTGGCGCTGATTGTCAAGAAGGGGGAGAGGATGTGGATGCCGATATCAATTCGTGGGAAATAGGCCAGAAATAGTTAAGTGGGGGGGAGCCATCAACAAAAGAGGAATGACCTTAATCGAGCTTCTGGTGACGATGGCGATTGTTGGCATTATGTTCGGTGTGGCCGCCGTTTCCTTTTCCAATCTCTTTGACCTTGAAATGAAGGGGGCGGCCAAGAAACTGGCCTCCACGATGCGGTACCTTCGAAACAAGGCGGTGACTGAGCGGGTTTATCTCCGGGTTGTCTATAATATTGACGAATCGGCCTACCTTGTTGAATCCACGAAGGATCCCTTTGTTGTTCAGAAAGAGGAACCTCAAGAAAAGAAAGAGCCCGAGGAAGGGGAAGAGGCCCCTCCAGAGGCCCAGTTTATCCAAGAGGAAGGTCTCCTCCTGAAACCGGTCAAATTACCGGACGGGGTCTTTTTCAAGGATGTCTGGATGTCTCTTCAGGGGGAGAAAAAGACGAACGGCAAGGGATACACCTATTTTTTCCCCAACGGCTTCATGACAGGAACGATCATCAACCTGAGGGATAAGGAGGAGGAGACCTTCTACTCCATTGAGGTCGAGCCTTACTCAGGGCATGTGATCATCCGATCCGAATACAAAGAGGGAGAAGGGGGGGCTCGGTGAAACAGAAGGCCGGTGGTTTCACCCTTCTCGAGGTGATGATTGCGATCGGTATCCTCGCTATTACCATGGTGGCGATCTCCGGCCTGCAGGGGGGTTCTCTCCGTCGCGCCGGAAGGGCTGAGAAAATGTCTCTTGCCGTCCAACTGGCTCGCCAGAAGACCAATGAAAAAATTATCGAGATTGAGACCCAGATCGACAAGGGGGAATTTCCTGAAGGGAAGGAAGAAGAGGGGGATTTTGACAAGTTTCCTGATTATCACTGGAAGGTTGAGATCAAGAAGATGGAGGCCCCGCCGATCCCTTCCGGCGGGGAAGGGGAAAATGTCGTTGCCGAACAGTTGATGAGTTTTATCGGCCAAAAATTGGGGGAGATGATGCGGGTTGTGAAGGTCACCATCTCCTGGAAGGAACTGGAGGCTGAGGAGAGTTTCACGGTGGCCACACATATGGCCAATATCAGGTCCGGGATCAGCAGTTTTCAGGTCCAGACCGGCGGGACTTCTCCCTCTGGACCACCGGCAAGTCCGACGCCGCCAGCCAGTGGAGGAAAAAAGTGATGAGACGGGATAGCGGGTTTACCCTGATTGAGGTCATTGTCTCTGTGGCGATCCTCGCCCTGATTTCCATTGTTGTCTGGCAGGCCTCCGGCTCTAACATGAGGGCCAAAGAACGATCTGAAAAAAGGGATGAGGTTTTTCAGTCGGTGGCGATGGTGATGGACCGGATGAGTGAGGATCTGATGGAGGCCTTTCTCTATTCTCCCACCTCCGAGGAGTTAGGAAAAAGCATCAATGGCGAAATCCTTGCAAAGACCGCCTTTGTTGGAAAAAACAACGGGGATGCCGATGAGATTTCATTCACCTCCTTCTCCCACGTCCGTTACCTCAAGGATGTGAAGGAATCGGATCAGGAAGAGGTGACTTACAAATTAGAACCTTCCAAGGATGACGAATCAAACAGCCTGGAGATTGTGAAGAGAAGCTCCTCCCCACTGGATGCCAACCCAACCGAAGGGGGAAAGACCTATCCCCTTTTGAAGGGGGTCAAGGGGTTGAGCTTTCGCTATTATGACCCGAAAAAACAGGAGTGGTTTGAGGAATGGGATTCGGAGGGGTCGGATAACCCTTCCAAGTTGCCGAGGGCGGTTGAGATCACCTTGACGGTTGAAAATCCGGAGGAGGAGGGGGAGCCGATTGTCTTTACCACGATCGCGATTGTCGAAATGGCTCCGGGACCCAATGACTTCTAAGCGTTCAAAATTCCCTCTCCCCAAAGGGAGAGGGAGGGAGAGCGGCATCGCCCTGATGATGGCGCTGGGGGCGGTTCTAGTCCTGACGACCCTGGCGGTGGAATTCGCCTACAATTCCCATGTCTCCTACAGCATGGCGATGAATGAGAGGGACCGGCTCCGGGCCTACTATCTCGCCCGTTCCGCATTCCAATTTGCCAAACTGGAGATCTCGATGGAGAAAGAAATCCGCGGCAAGTTCGGGTCCCAGTTACAGCAAGGGGCGGTCTCCTCGGCCCCGGTCTGCCAACAGTTCCCTTTTTCAACGGCGCTTTTAAGGGGACTCCTTGGTGGCGAAGAGGGGGCAGAAGCGGCGCCTCAAGAAGAGAAGAAGGAGGAAAAAGAGAAAAAGAAGGCCGGGAAAGAGGAACCGGAAGAGGGGGTTAAGACAGGGGGGGATCTCGGGTTTCTCCAGGAAGGGCAGGCCAAGGAGTTTCTCGATTTTGAGGGAGACTTTTCTGTCTCCTGCGGCCTGGAGGAGTCCAAGATCAATCTGAATTATTTCAGGATCGGGGGTAGTTCTTCCACAGGTTCTTCCGACCCGTATGAGGAACAGAAACTTATTTTGAAGACGCTCTTTTCGGAAAAGGCCTTTGAGCCTGTCTTTGGGGGAAAAAGAGAGGAGATCGCCAAGGTGGTGGGCAACATCGCTGATTGGGTCGATCGCAATGACCGGATCAACGAGGCACCGGGGATTGAAGGGGGCTATGAGGACAGTGTCTATGTCGGAACGGAGTATACATATCGCGTCAAAAATGGTAAGATGGGCTCACTGGCGGAGTTGCTTTTGGTCAGTGGGGTGGGGGACGATCTTTATAATCTGGCAAGCCCTTCACTCACCGTTTATGGTGACAACAAAATAAACCTTTGTCTGGCCGAGGAGGCACTGATCAAGGCCGTGCTTTTAAAATACGCCTCAGGGCTCCAGGGGGTCCCTCCGGTGAAACCGGATGATGAGGAAACATTGAAGAAACTGGTGGAGGCGGTTCAGCAAACCTGTCAATTGAGTCAAGATGCCAATGCGATCGCCTCGGCGGTCAACCCGATTCTGGGGGTGGCGGCAGGAGGGGGAACGGCGACAATCCCGCTTTCTTCAATGATCACGACAGAC encodes:
- a CDS encoding type II secretion system protein, with translation MKQKAGGFTLLEVMIAIGILAITMVAISGLQGGSLRRAGRAEKMSLAVQLARQKTNEKIIEIETQIDKGEFPEGKEEEGDFDKFPDYHWKVEIKKMEAPPIPSGGEGENVVAEQLMSFIGQKLGEMMRVVKVTISWKELEAEESFTVATHMANIRSGISSFQVQTGGTSPSGPPASPTPPASGGKK
- a CDS encoding DNA-directed RNA polymerase subunit omega, which codes for MARITVEDCLENVENRFALVHIATKRAKELYRGIDPLVRCKNKEVVTALREIAAGKVSFAEEATETPAKKGDSPKSDSLKGDSPKGPSKKK
- the gspG gene encoding type II secretion system major pseudopilin GspG, yielding MWKKILKSQRGMTLIEIMVVVTILGIIATIVTVNVLDRLDQAKASATKTQIKNLEVALDEFRRDNGFYPSTEQGLGALVEKPSIGRIPNTYPKNGYLKGGKVPRDSFSCDFVYFSPGTHGNPVEIVSLGADCQEGGEDVDADINSWEIGQK
- the gspF gene encoding type II secretion system inner membrane protein GspF, which produces MPVYHYNAIDAKGKNSSGVVEAETERVARTKLRKQGIFPTEVRPEGTSSRQGGLGREIEFGKFFQRVKTQDIAVMTRQMATLISANITLVDSLGALADQTTNPKLRGILSNVKQKVVEGSRLADAMKGHADVFSDLYLNMISAGESSGALDVVLERLADFTEKQARLKSKIIGALTYPLIMGLVGLSLMVFMFVYVVPKVTKIFEDTKATLPLPTQLLIGISNLLTGYWWLLLILGVAAFFGIKKYLKTEKGIHFYDKTMLHLPLFGKLFLMVAISRFARTLATLLGSGVQLLAALDIVKKIVENSILTAAIEATKNSVREGESLAEPLKRSGQFPPLVTHMISIGEKTGELEKMLARIADTYDTQVDNTVSVLTTLLEPLMILMMGGIVSFIVMSILLPILQMNQLGA
- a CDS encoding prepilin-type N-terminal cleavage/methylation domain-containing protein produces the protein MRRDSGFTLIEVIVSVAILALISIVVWQASGSNMRAKERSEKRDEVFQSVAMVMDRMSEDLMEAFLYSPTSEELGKSINGEILAKTAFVGKNNGDADEISFTSFSHVRYLKDVKESDQEEVTYKLEPSKDDESNSLEIVKRSSSPLDANPTEGGKTYPLLKGVKGLSFRYYDPKKQEWFEEWDSEGSDNPSKLPRAVEITLTVENPEEEGEPIVFTTIAIVEMAPGPNDF
- a CDS encoding prepilin-type N-terminal cleavage/methylation domain-containing protein; the protein is MTLIELLVTMAIVGIMFGVAAVSFSNLFDLEMKGAAKKLASTMRYLRNKAVTERVYLRVVYNIDESAYLVESTKDPFVVQKEEPQEKKEPEEGEEAPPEAQFIQEEGLLLKPVKLPDGVFFKDVWMSLQGEKKTNGKGYTYFFPNGFMTGTIINLRDKEEETFYSIEVEPYSGHVIIRSEYKEGEGGAR
- the gspD gene encoding type II secretion system secretin GspD, with the protein product MKFVKTFFLLAWSLSALAAELSPATVAPAPQGTPQPPVVVQPPPVSGIPSYPPAVTLEPVPTTLPTPPPQVSLPQANLPQIGFPQAPFAPASEISPETSGVPGGVATELRPASPETLQQAESMISEEGVYFNVAEEDCREVIKQISRATQKNFLLDDKIRCKITIISERKVTKDELWEMFLSALEVAGYTVVQGPVGLHKLVPLRDAISSPIPMYLGDSDSPITDAFITRLIPLKNINATDMANAIKGMVSKEGNLFAYQATNTIIITDSGSNIDRIHNLVRELDKTGPQEIMEIVPIKYASAKDIADKIQNIFETDKGGSRPATGAKRDESGDLMRISKVIPDERTNSLIILASKVAMRQVHDMIAKLDTVLSKDSGKIHVHYLKNAEATEMAQTLTSLTQSVSSAAKSGGGSGGGSPVAAFGFELEGKVNITADKNTNSLVIMASQKDYETLVEKVVSKLDIPRRQVYVEAVVMELVIDQDQSLGIAAQGGFPFSIKGKGALGFGSMLGGSTAANTGKDGLSGGVVSTDTVTVNVTDPATGAAKTITVPKFFAALTAQQKNIDVNVLSTPNLLTMDNEKATIEIAQKEPFSQGQAVGQGGVTTQSFTREPIGLTLELTPQINEGDTVKLKLKQKKSDILNTSGPLTAVAGPSTKERSVETTVMANDGQTIVIGGLLEDTLKTEINKVPLLGDIPILGWLFKNRTKKKVKSNLLVFITPYIIRDVNDFNKILQRKIEERNVFIDKNYSKRQRKLIRESIESHAKKLLEYEGALPPNEPIRETVPAQVQTPSSTSSVESESPPPSFTPPPPEPKKQQAVVTPSPAATHGSEEEDIDLALPPGAGGKKAPAPMTPKEPKVKMRSPVSPGPSQGGLKPVQDEDIDLAY
- the gspE gene encoding type II secretion system ATPase GspE; this encodes MEDRSLGAILLENTSLTQEQLEEGLTVQREKGIKLGEALIQLKYLRMEDILKALSIQLGMPYLNKLAPEEIPLDLLQSLPINYAKKNEVLPIRKEEGSLYIAMADPFNHAVIDDLRLLFGIPVKSLITSSYEIMSAINIVYNKMTDAGDKVDVGEENLDTIGQELEEVQDLLESADEAPIIRLVNSLMFRAVKQKASDIHIEPFEKDLVVRFRVDGILYDILRPPKKAMAAIISRVKVMASLNIAEKRLPQDGRIRIKIAGKDIDIRVSTVPTSFGESVVMRLLDKSQVLLELEQIGVTGRNLEKMNELIKKSHGIILVTGPTGSGKTTTLYAGLSKINSIDKKIITVEDPVEYQLTGVNQIPVNPKIELTFAAGLRAILRQDPDVIMVGEIRDRETAEIAVQAALTGHLVFSTLHTNDSASSITRLIDMGVEPFLVSSSVLGILAQRLIRTICKDCAKKYTPTTEELAEVGLTPEQLKGRQLYRAVGCKNCINTGYAGRTGIHELMLMDDDIRALVMKNTDATTIKKMAMEKGMTTLREDGAQKALRGLTTLEEVLRVAQEDVNRSTTAAA
- a CDS encoding general secretion pathway protein GspK, coding for MTSKRSKFPLPKGRGRESGIALMMALGAVLVLTTLAVEFAYNSHVSYSMAMNERDRLRAYYLARSAFQFAKLEISMEKEIRGKFGSQLQQGAVSSAPVCQQFPFSTALLRGLLGGEEGAEAAPQEEKKEEKEKKKAGKEEPEEGVKTGGDLGFLQEGQAKEFLDFEGDFSVSCGLEESKINLNYFRIGGSSSTGSSDPYEEQKLILKTLFSEKAFEPVFGGKREEIAKVVGNIADWVDRNDRINEAPGIEGGYEDSVYVGTEYTYRVKNGKMGSLAELLLVSGVGDDLYNLASPSLTVYGDNKINLCLAEEALIKAVLLKYASGLQGVPPVKPDDEETLKKLVEAVQQTCQLSQDANAIASAVNPILGVAAGGGTATIPLSSMITTDARFYALELTGQSGDLELKIKAVLDTKGNVNEWKTLYFRVQ